A single Nitrospirota bacterium DNA region contains:
- a CDS encoding ABC-2 family transporter protein, with translation MAVILRVLDRGGNRPDCAPTFALSRLIPYNDAVRKYLTVFRVNWLNSLQYRAPTVIYILGYTLYIAVLLFLWTAIYREGGQVGTYELSEMVTYYLLMFVINTVVISYVSWEIIDHIREGFFSHFLVKPVNYFTYWLTVNASGKLFEAVVIAFVVGGFWLVVGPIVRFPEDPMTYLGFAVALALAVVLAFELEFCIGMIAFWLVQVRVFKYMLQYAVFFFAGTLLPLDVFPNALSSIAAVLPFQYLVFVPIQIFLEKRPDVWLDFATAAAWIVAFYALARWSLARGIARYEAVGN, from the coding sequence ATGGCCGTAATTCTAAGGGTTTTGGACCGGGGCGGCAATCGACCGGACTGCGCGCCGACTTTTGCGTTGAGCCGGTTGATCCCGTACAATGACGCGGTGCGAAAATATCTGACGGTTTTCCGCGTCAACTGGCTCAACTCCCTCCAGTACCGCGCACCCACCGTCATCTACATCCTGGGGTATACGCTCTATATCGCGGTGCTTCTGTTCCTGTGGACGGCCATCTACCGCGAGGGTGGGCAGGTGGGGACCTACGAGTTATCCGAGATGGTCACGTACTACCTGCTCATGTTTGTCATCAACACGGTCGTTATTTCCTACGTGAGTTGGGAAATCATCGACCACATTCGGGAAGGTTTTTTCTCCCACTTCCTGGTCAAGCCGGTGAACTACTTCACGTATTGGCTGACCGTCAATGCGTCCGGCAAACTCTTCGAGGCGGTGGTCATCGCGTTCGTCGTGGGCGGGTTCTGGCTCGTGGTGGGACCGATCGTGCGGTTTCCCGAGGATCCGATGACCTATCTCGGGTTCGCCGTGGCGCTCGCGTTGGCCGTGGTGCTCGCCTTCGAACTGGAGTTCTGCATCGGGATGATCGCGTTCTGGTTGGTGCAGGTTCGCGTCTTCAAGTACATGCTGCAGTACGCGGTGTTCTTCTTCGCCGGCACGCTCCTGCCGCTCGACGTGTTTCCCAATGCCTTGTCGTCCATCGCGGCGGTTCTGCCGTTTCAGTATCTGGTCTTCGTGCCGATCCAAATTTTCCTGGAAAAGCGGCCGGACGTCTGGTTGGACTTCGCGACCGCGGCGGCGTGGATCGTCGCGTTCTACGCGTTGGCCCGCTGGAGTCTGGCCCGAGGTATTGCGCGCTATGAAGCCGTTGGCAATTGA